Genomic window (Vitis riparia cultivar Riparia Gloire de Montpellier isolate 1030 chromosome 4, EGFV_Vit.rip_1.0, whole genome shotgun sequence):
AATTCGAGTGAGAATCGGGTTAACTATTTATCCAATCAACCAACCTAAGTTCCAAccctaattaatattaatattttataatttctattaaaatacTATTATTCCTTCTCCGAAAAATACATGATTTGTATTTTTATCatccattaaaatattattattcctttaaaaaaatactttattatccaccttattattatattatttatttaagaaattattatttgttaacttttgatttatttcttataatttaatattcattttaaattaaattaaaatttatgtaaaattttaaaatgttataattcattattacttttttaaaatgttattattcctttttcatcaaatagtaaatttaaatatttattttaacaatttgatCATTTGAGAACTCTTTCATGAAAAgtaaaaggccaaaaaaaaaaaaaagttgggtctaagtaagattttttttttttttttttttttttttttttttttttttggggaataaaaaatcaatataggGCTGTGTATAGAGGCAGTCCAAAACCATGGAGGGGGCCTGAGAGGTGAGAATCATACATTACACAATAGACTTATCCTCACATCTGCCACTGCATTGGCCTTACAATCTCCTCCACCCAATTTATAATCCATTACTCAACCAAAAAAGATCTcacccctttctttttcttcttcaccaACACCCCCTCTTTAGTCACCCCCCTCTTTTCTCCCCAAAACTTCTCTCTTCTCCTCATCTCATTCCTTATTCAGCCTCACAACAATGGCTACTGCAGTCACTGCTGCAGTCTCTCTTCCCTCCTCTAAGACTACCTCTCTTTCAGCCAGAACCTCCATCATCTCACCAGAAAGAATCAGCCTTAAGAAGGTATATAAATGTCTACTCACATGATTGGATTCCACGTCAAATATTTGGGCaagttattattttgtttgtgcAGGTTCCTTTGTTTTACAGAGACATCTCTGCCGGTGGGAGAGTGGTTTCTATCAGAGCCCAGGTCACCACTGAGGCTCCTGCCAAGGTCGAGAAgatttccaagaaaaatgaGGAAGGAGTGATTGTTAACAAGTTTAAGCCTAAGAATCCTTACATTGGCAGATGTCTTCTCAACACTAAGATCACCGGGGATGATGCTCCTGGAGAAACATGGCACATGGTCTTCAGCACCGAGGGTAACAACCTTTTACATGCTCCATgtatatatattggaaattcAACAGAACCATCTTTAATTTTATGTGGAACTTTTGAGTTTTTTAGCTGATCGCTCCTGATTTCTTTTGAGCTGAATTTGATTGGTCAATTGGGTTGCTCAGGAGAAGTTCCCTACAGAGAAGGGCAATCCATTGGGGTAATTGCAGATGGTGTTGACAAGAATGGGAAGCCTCACAAGCTGAGATTGTACTCAATTGCAAGCAGTGCCCTTGGTGACTTTGGAGACTCCAAAACTGTAAGCCTTTTACTTCCAAATGATTTGCACTTTTCATAGTTATAGGATTGCAGCATAGTATATAATTGAATGGGGTTTTCTCAAGTCTGTATGATTTATTTCTTGCTAGCATGTTTAACTGACCATATTTGTAGCCTCATCTGATAAGCTAAGCTATCCCCATGATtaatattgattttcttttgtttttagttgttttggTTGTTTGATCTAATTGTCTGCATATAGGTTTCTCTTTGTGTGAAACGGCTTGTCTACACCAATGAGAATGGGGAACTAGTTAAGGGAGTCTGCTCAAATTTCTTGTGTAAGTCtgctcaaaattttcttaattgcaTAGGAATCCAGCCCACCTTCTGATTTCAAACAGTTGTATGGGAAATCAATCTCTCGGTGAAGACATTAGTCTAAGAGATGCTTCTGTTAATGTACTTTTGAGCTCTAAATCTCTTCCATTTCAGGTGACTTGAAGCCTGGGGCCGAAGTGAAGATTACAGGGCCTGTGGGGAAAGAAATGCTTATGCCAAAGGATCCAAATGCCACAATCATAATGGTATTATTCATTCTCCAGCATTTGTCCTAATGCTATGGTTGTAATGGTTTTCCAAAATGTATCAGTTGTATGCATTGTTACAACATGATTTCTTCATTGCAGCTTGCAACTGGAACTGGAATTGCTCCTTTCCGCTCATTCTTGTGGAAAATGTTCTTTGAGAAGCATGAAGACTACAAGGTAGGGCAACTTTGATATGTCTGCTACATGGGCATGCAccggaaaatgaagaaaatgtcCAATCTAATCCTGAACATGGTAAAACAACAATCCTAATGCTATGACAAAAGGCAGTTGGGGCCAAGGAAACTGTCATAACTTCTGGCATATCCTACTGTGGATCATGCAAGAATAAGAAGAATAACAGTATTCAATCAACAACAATGGATTAACTTTTTGTTGGATGCCATTTGAGGGACAGAGTGGTAGACTAGTTATATATGTAGATAGTCCAGTGTGATTTTAACCTTTTGACATGTCTTGCAGTTCAATGGTTTGGCCTGGCTCTTCTTGGGTGTTCCCACAAGCAGCTCACTACTCTATAAGGAGGTGAGCTGGTGCAACATATTGTTTTTCTCACTTGAATACGATATTTGAGCGCCTAACCCAATGGAAGTAACATAGGAATTTGTTGGTGTTGGATGGAACAGGAATTcgagaaaatgaaggagaagaaGCCTGAGAACTTCAGGTTGGACTTTGCAGTGAGCAGAGAGCAATCAAATGCCAAAGGAGAGAAGATGTACATTCAGACCCGAATGGCTGAGTATGCAGAAGAACTCTGGGAATTACTGAAGAAAGACAACACCTATGTCTATATGTGTGGGCTCAAGGGCATGGAGAAGGGAATTGATGACATAATGGTGTCACTGGCTGCTAGAGATGGTAAGAAAATAAACTCGATTGAGATTTGATACTGAATTTGGATGTATAATGACTCCAACCTTATGTTTCCTGGTTTTCAGGCATCGATTGGATCGAGTACAAGAGGCAGTTGAAAAGGGCAGAGCAATGGAATGTTGAAGTCTATTAATGCTAGTTTACTTGTACAAATATCTTCatcttccttttgttttttgttttccctttgaAGCAGCCATCCCTCAGCTGCACTCTGTAGATAGACAACCTGCTTTGGAATTCCTATTCTTATAAAAAGCAGCTGTACCTCTAAGGCATCTACAAAGAAAAAAGTTCTATTTTTGAGGCATGGATCATGGATCATGGATCATGATCATGCATCATGGATCATGATCATGCATCATGGATCAGAAAGtaagtatatggaagcaaatttcGCCCTCATTTCTTCTCACTTTTACCATCATTTCTTGATTCAGAATTGGTTTACatgtataaatttcttttaatcatGTAGATATATTTTGAAAGTCACGAAAGGATATTACTTCTAAGAAGGATAATATCTATATGAAAGGGTCATGAAGACTTATTAAGCCTAAAATAGAAAGGTTATTACAAGTAGTATAAAAGTCATCCCAATTATGCCGGCCTCTCCCTGCCCTCTCATGGTTGGGTTGGGTTTGAtaatagaaatttgaaaataattcatttatacTATTTTAATCAATACCgcacatttgaaaatttaagcATTATACATAATACttcatagaaataaaaatatattgtttaaataagatgtatttaaattatgataaaatatcttacagaagaaataaataaataaataaagtttaagaTGGTGTATTTATTAaccatttaaatttatttctcataattttttttatggataatatacttaaagatattttatttaccatgtgctttccttctattttttttttttctaatttttcccaattttttaatactaaatataataattttttaaagtcataaataaAAGCAACTTATAaagtaaaaatttaaatgaaaaaatgaataaataatttataagaaatgaaaagaatgtattatttaatttattttattattttttatatcaccTCATTGAAAGaaatataatcataatttttcaattttttatgaaccctttaatgaaaaattggtttttataaataaattaattctcttATCATACACCATAGTGATAGTgttctaataataataacaataatagggAATGAAAAAGGCGGAGTAGAACTAGGGTTTGGATCCTGGTTTCCCTCGGAGTCTATATATAGTGGAGGTGTAGGTATTGGGGGACGGAAACGATACCTCTTCCTCTGATACAGCCATGGCGCAGGAGAGGTCAACCGGGGTGGTTAGATGGTTTAGCGATCAGAAAGGGTTCGGCTTTATCACTCCCAACGAGGGCGGTGAAGATCTCTTTGTGCACCAATCGTCCATCAAGTCCGACGGTTTTCGCAGCCTCGGAGAAGGCGAGACCGTTGAGTTCCAGATCGTCCTCGGGGAAGATGGTAGGACCAAGGCCGTAGATGTCACCGGACCTGACGGATCTTCCGTTCAGGGAAGCAAGAGAGACAGCTACGGGGGTGGTGGTGGCGGCGGTGGAAGGGGTGGCCGCTCTGGGGGCGGGTATGGAAGCGGATGGAGAACTGGTGATAGGGGCGGCAATGGTGGTGGCGGTGCCGCTTGTTATAATTGTGGCGGGACCGGGCATTTGGCTAGGGATTGCGTCCGAAGAAATaacggcggcggcggcggcggtggcggtggtggtggAGGAGGCGGAGGCGGAGGTTGTTATACCTGTGGTCAGCCAGGACATTTGGCTAGGGACTGTTCCCGTCCAAGCGGCGGAGGCGGTGGCGGTGGCGGTGGCGGTTGTTATAACTGTGGTGATTATGGGCACCTGGCTAGGGATTGCACTCTGGAAAGCGGCAGCGCTGGTAGGTTCGGTGGTGGCGGCGGTGGAGGCGGTGGAAGGTTTGGTGGCGGTGGCGGTGGCGGTGGATGCTACAACTGTGGACAGGAAGGGCATTTTGCTAGAGAATGCCCTAACCCTAACCCATCGTGATGAAGGGAAAAGAGGAGTAATAGTATACATTCTCTTTTTTCCAGCATCTTcagtttaattttttgttttggggtTTATACATAGGATCTTTTGGCAAAGAGTGATGTTTTGGTGTGTCCATTCCAAGTTATGATCCGGAGTTATGAAAGAGTTTTCTTGCTTCATATGCGTATATATGGTGGTTCCATACTGAATTGGGGCTTTAATATTGCTCTATTTATTGGGTGACTTTTGAAAATGACAAATTTTggtcaagaaattttttttttttccagtatAGTTGATGATGTCTTAATGTTGCTTTACTGTATTTTATTCTATTGGTTGGAAGAAAGTAGGGTCCTATAACTTGTTCACACTGTAAGCGTGTCCATTGCTAAGATGTACCTGTTCTTAAACCCTTTTAACTGGAAAACTTCCCTTCTTCTCTTTATGTTTAAATTTGTCCTTTTAGACACCTGTATCAGAGATGATTTTTCTCAAATTGATTTAGTTCTGCCCTTCTCTGGAgaaattgtaaaattattaGTTGGGTTTCAAATTATGACCTTTTGACTATTTTCTCTTCTGAGCTAAGCCCCCCCTGCAAGGGTAATTGGTTTAAATGtggagtcttttttttttctttttttttttttatgctgtTTTATGCAAGCCTTCATATCCAAATTATAGTTTATTAAGCCTCCATCATGAAGATGAACTATGCTGTTTGTTTTTAGTACATCTTATTTCTGCTATCAGTTTTTGCTGCATGAGGTGAGATGTAGTGGTGCATTATTCATCTGGGCGTATCTTGTGTTGATTCTAGGTGAGTATTGGTTCATTGAGATggatttttttggagttttgatCAGAATCTAGTTATGCAttgtaaaatttttcaaaatcccaaccTTTTTTTGGTTTCAGAATGACGCCTAGAACAATCAACTTTCTCTTGATCTATTGTACCATCCCTACTCTAAATGTCCATGACCTTTTTGGGAGGTAAAGCTTTGGGATGTCCACTATCAACCAAAAAAACACGAACTTAATCACATGGAGTCCAGGATTGTGGCTTCTATTGAATCAGTGGTCACATAATCTCCAATAGGGGCTAGTCCGTGCACAAAacattcattcttattttgaaaGCGAATTTTGCCCTAATATATAGATCATTCttgccttttcttttgtttaacaACAAATAAGTACTCATGAAAGAACCTACTGGAAGCTCTTTCtactttaatttgtttttataaaaacttgACTGGTTCTGTAGAGCATTTAAATATTTGCTCATGCCAACTACAATCTTGTGTCATATTCACAGAATAGTGCCCACCCTGGAGTTGCTTccaatatgaaaaattttagaatttactCTGCTTCTGTGAACTTCGATTAGACCGACCTCgatttgcatttttatttgATCGAAGGGGTGGTAGCTTAGTGTTATGTCACCTGTACAAGAACATATATCTATTCTTTGCCATCACCTATGCTTTGGCTGGAATGGGGTCATTCATTTCTCGTGTTGCAAGGCCCCTGTCAAGGGTTTCCAGCCACAGGCAAGTGTGTTAAGAGTTAGCATCTTTTGATTGAGGAAGGATGATATGGGGGAATTATGTTGGAATTGTAAGATTAAACAAAATGGATTAAGTTAAGAGTGTGCATCAGTGCATCACTATGGTTCATAAGATTTCCATCAGTTCATATAAGTGGGTCACAATATTGGAGTTGTCCAACACTCATCTCTGGTACACTCTCTTAAACTATAGGTTGGGCTTCAGATTTTAGCGGCAGCCTGAATTTTACCAGGTTGAGCCACACTTGAGGCATTAAACTACAGGGGGTTATAGTCTTGGGTTAGGTGAGGGTAGGTTGGTTACCAACCTTGCTTCTTATAAAGATCTGATACACAATAAAATCTAATGTACAAGGCATTGCTTTTAGAAATTCAGTTCCGGGTAGAGCTTGGTGGTGAAAATCAATTCTTGTAGGATGATGGCTAGTATGGTGGTGGAGGGATCAAGGACATTGGGTTTGTCTGCGTGGTCATGGAAGTGGTAATGACAGCAGTGGGCAATACTTTGATTGTGGGTGTTAATGTTTTGGGTTCTGTTGAGGAGTATGGTATTGTGTTGATCGTTTTTGGGTTTTGTTGGTGGGTGTTGTGTTTGGCACTTTGGCTGGGGTTTTGCTTGCGTTGTGGTGATGGTGGTATGCTGTTAGCTGACTGAGGATTGTCATGGTTGAGGGTAGGGTCATCTTGTGGCAAATGGTGCTAGTTTGTTGGCTGTTTCACTAAGATCTAGAGATGTTATTTTGCCTTTAGAGCTCCTCCCTCACGGACCCTTTGGAAGCCCACTTGCCTTAAAAGTAGTACCCATTTGGACATTTTGAAATCCTTTTGGcctttatattaatattactaCTATTGGAGGATTGAGGATTAAAGTAGCTCTAATGAGAAGCCCACATCCACTTGTTTTGCCTGAGTTAAGGCTGCAGCTAATGAGTTTGTGCCTCTATTCCTTCTGGGAACATTGTTGAATGTCTATCCATCTATAGCTATAAGTAAGCCCCAGAAATATCTAATTTTATCTAGCGTTATGCAAGGAATGTAATCAGGTGTGGTTGCTATATGCTTGTGGATGTGAGAATTCGAGTTTTTGGTTTGAATTGCCTATCAAAGATGGCCCCTGGATTTTGATTGCTATCTTCTGTGGATTACATTGTCTAACTTTGCTAATCCAGTAGTAGTGTCATGTGTGACTCGCACTGGCGTTTTGCTCAAGTGGTTGTGGTTGAGTGAAGACTTTAATTGTATTTGGAGATATCTTTCCAAAGTAGCTCGTCACATCCCCTTAAAATGACCTTGAGGAAGTTATCTTTTGTTGTAATGCTTACTTCCATCAGAATGCAGGCACGGAGTAGACAGATTGTGGTTGTCACTCCAGTTTGCCCAAGGTAGATTGTATTTATGATAGGTGAAGGCCTACTTGAGTTGGAAACAACCATAAATACTTGTATTGAGTTTTGATCTGCTGTTTACATGGTAGTCAGAAaattctcctaatcaggttggTTTAGAATTGCAATGAGATGGTTCAAGTCACATGGTGGAAGAACCTGGACTCATCCATTGGGAAGGAGAGAATTGCCAGGGCAGCTGTTTCTTGTTAAACGGTGGAaagcttaatatttttttaatgggagcTGCCCTATCGTCCTCATCTCTAATGTTCAAGTGTCAAAGAGAAGGGATCATGCATACAGCTGATGCAATCATATTTTTGGGGAAAAAACTCCTCTTATTGTAAAGAGCCTCCTCCACTCTTCCAAGGGacataaaacttctttttgtATAAACAAAATATGGGCATGGTTGAAGCTCTTGCGGAATGTAAAGATTCAAAATCccttgtgtttttgttttttctcctgTGCTCCCTTATCCTGGAGTGCATGTGCTCAACCCGATCCCAAATTGAAAGGCCATGTTGACTGGCCCATGGCAGATTGGGCTGTTGAGGTGGAAAATGGGAAGGTTGGACTTGGACCTGAAACTGAAAACCCCTGCCCATGCCATCCCCCCTGCGTCCTTCCAAAGGTCCAACGTCCAAGTACCATGAACTGTTTTGCAAGTTGcatataaattacaaattacGGTGTGACGGGCTACTCAGCTACAGCcagtaaaaacaaatttaactgGTTGCCGATTTTTACCTGAGTCGGGTGAGCGATTATGTCCAAAACCGCCTC
Coding sequences:
- the LOC117912543 gene encoding ferredoxin--NADP reductase, leaf-type isozyme, chloroplastic; amino-acid sequence: MATAVTAAVSLPSSKTTSLSARTSIISPERISLKKVPLFYRDISAGGRVVSIRAQVTTEAPAKVEKISKKNEEGVIVNKFKPKNPYIGRCLLNTKITGDDAPGETWHMVFSTEGEVPYREGQSIGVIADGVDKNGKPHKLRLYSIASSALGDFGDSKTVSLCVKRLVYTNENGELVKGVCSNFLCDLKPGAEVKITGPVGKEMLMPKDPNATIIMLATGTGIAPFRSFLWKMFFEKHEDYKFNGLAWLFLGVPTSSSLLYKEEFEKMKEKKPENFRLDFAVSREQSNAKGEKMYIQTRMAEYAEELWELLKKDNTYVYMCGLKGMEKGIDDIMVSLAARDGIDWIEYKRQLKRAEQWNVEVY
- the LOC117912545 gene encoding glycine-rich protein 2-like: MAQERSTGVVRWFSDQKGFGFITPNEGGEDLFVHQSSIKSDGFRSLGEGETVEFQIVLGEDGRTKAVDVTGPDGSSVQGSKRDSYGGGGGGGGRGGRSGGGYGSGWRTGDRGGNGGGGAACYNCGGTGHLARDCVRRNNGGGGGGGGGGGGGGGGGCYTCGQPGHLARDCSRPSGGGGGGGGGGCYNCGDYGHLARDCTLESGSAGRFGGGGGGGGGRFGGGGGGGGCYNCGQEGHFARECPNPNPS